A window of Fictibacillus halophilus contains these coding sequences:
- a CDS encoding FAD-binding oxidoreductase, producing MNTYGLTGRIVTPGNPDYDLAREEFNTRFNLFPLIINFCATTKDVSNAIRWARKKNVKFRIRTGRHSYEAYSSLNGGLVIDISDMNEVKVDRKTKTAVLGAGSLLFPLYEKLYEEGFTIPGGTCPSVGLSGLTLGGGWGMLTRPYGMLIDQLLELEMVDANGKIIIANKYKNADLFWASRGGGGGNFGVVTSFRFQVVPVDEVAIFKITWDFKGFEKVVDSWQKWAPYTDDRLTAIIDLLTKDIGELRALGEFLGSTDELKKLLKPLLTAYPPKEMEVKSVPYIDAVKIFGGMMPNMMEYAVNHGDPDAHPFKNTGAFASMQLPIRAIKKLKEFLSKSPSIDNKVQLQALSGKAACIGPTETAYVHREALFSLLYITKWQNENEANINTRWVESLRNSLLPYADGAYVNFHDNCIKNWLEQCYFVNLPRLIEVKTKYDPENVFKFPLGIPTANINL from the coding sequence ATGAATACTTATGGATTAACAGGACGGATTGTAACACCGGGAAATCCTGACTATGACCTGGCACGAGAAGAGTTCAATACTCGTTTTAACTTATTTCCTTTGATAATCAATTTTTGTGCAACTACTAAGGATGTTTCAAACGCAATCCGGTGGGCAAGAAAGAAGAATGTTAAGTTTCGGATTCGTACAGGAAGGCATAGTTATGAAGCTTATTCATCATTAAATGGCGGTTTAGTGATCGACATCAGCGATATGAATGAAGTAAAGGTGGATCGCAAAACAAAAACCGCCGTACTTGGTGCAGGTTCATTGCTTTTCCCACTATATGAAAAATTGTATGAAGAAGGTTTCACGATCCCAGGAGGTACTTGTCCATCAGTAGGACTCTCAGGCTTAACGCTCGGTGGAGGGTGGGGGATGTTAACCCGTCCTTATGGCATGCTGATCGATCAGCTTCTTGAGCTGGAGATGGTAGATGCAAACGGAAAGATTATCATAGCCAATAAGTATAAGAACGCTGATTTATTTTGGGCATCAAGAGGGGGTGGGGGTGGAAACTTTGGTGTGGTTACATCATTTCGTTTTCAAGTTGTTCCCGTTGATGAAGTTGCCATCTTTAAAATTACTTGGGACTTTAAAGGATTTGAAAAAGTCGTGGATTCATGGCAAAAATGGGCTCCTTACACAGACGATAGATTAACAGCCATTATTGATCTTCTAACAAAAGACATAGGTGAGCTGCGTGCATTAGGTGAATTCCTTGGCAGTACGGATGAACTGAAAAAGTTACTTAAGCCCCTTTTAACCGCATATCCGCCTAAGGAAATGGAAGTTAAGAGCGTACCATATATCGATGCTGTTAAGATATTTGGAGGAATGATGCCTAATATGATGGAGTACGCTGTTAACCACGGTGATCCTGATGCGCATCCTTTTAAGAATACAGGTGCGTTTGCGAGTATGCAGTTACCGATAAGAGCGATAAAAAAACTGAAAGAATTTCTATCAAAATCACCTAGTATTGATAATAAAGTGCAGCTGCAAGCCCTATCGGGAAAAGCAGCTTGTATAGGACCGACTGAAACGGCTTATGTTCATAGAGAAGCATTGTTCAGCTTGTTATATATCACTAAGTGGCAGAATGAAAATGAAGCAAACATAAATACACGGTGGGTAGAAAGTTTAAGGAATTCTTTACTTCCTTATGCAGATGGAGCTTATGTAAATTTTCATGATAATTGTATTAAGAATTGGCTTGAACAATGTTACTTTGTTAACTTGCCTCGCTTAATTGAGGTGAAAACAAAATATGATCCTGAAAACGTGTTTAAGTTTCCATTAGGTATTCCAACTGCAAATATTAATCTTTAA
- a CDS encoding EcsC family protein: MMNTYEEQVLTELKKWETEMCKRPSLWNKTTKSLQTKINEKIPQKVHDVMTSSMKHMIKATLIGSEYTTKKTFKFTADLRERDYKFEDRLSFYKRTAAIEGAGTGAGGILLGIADFPLLLGIKMKFLFEAASIYGLDVRDYKERIFILHVFRLAFSDPHKREEAFQRVISWKETIQEFPESPESINQMNWQELQQDYRDHIDLIKMLQMVPGLGAIVGAYANYHFLDDLGHVAKNCFRWRLLTDEKKKRIIQNKHPQ; encoded by the coding sequence ATGATGAACACTTATGAAGAACAAGTACTAACAGAACTTAAAAAATGGGAAACTGAAATGTGCAAACGGCCCTCGCTATGGAATAAAACAACGAAATCTCTTCAAACGAAGATCAATGAAAAAATACCGCAAAAAGTGCATGATGTCATGACATCAAGTATGAAACATATGATTAAAGCTACTTTAATCGGTTCTGAATATACGACTAAAAAAACGTTTAAGTTTACAGCAGATTTACGAGAGCGTGATTATAAATTTGAAGATCGGCTTTCTTTTTACAAAAGAACAGCAGCGATAGAAGGAGCGGGAACAGGTGCTGGTGGCATTTTGCTCGGCATTGCAGATTTTCCCTTATTGTTAGGAATCAAAATGAAGTTTTTATTTGAAGCAGCAAGTATTTATGGATTGGATGTTAGAGACTACAAAGAACGGATCTTTATTCTTCATGTATTTCGGCTTGCTTTTTCTGATCCACACAAACGAGAAGAGGCATTTCAAAGGGTTATCTCATGGAAAGAGACAATTCAAGAATTTCCTGAGTCTCCTGAATCAATCAACCAAATGAATTGGCAAGAACTGCAACAAGACTATCGAGATCATATCGATCTAATAAAAATGCTTCAGATGGTTCCAGGATTAGGAGCCATTGTTGGGGCATATGCGAACTATCATTTTCTTGATGATTTAGGTCATGTGGCAAAAAATTGTTTTAGATGGCGTTTACTAACAGATGAAAAAAAGAAGAGGATTATACAAAACAAGCACCCGCAATAA
- a CDS encoding ferritin-like domain-containing protein, with product MEKDLQALIDGLNEDLANEYSAIIMYNHNAATVSGLYRQILKPFFQSEIADEQGHALYLAEKIKTLGGTPTTQPKPVKQVESVREMLEEARNAEEDTIRRYEERKEQASNLKLTELVVQLEDMIADETKHKEEMDRLLSDSRF from the coding sequence ATGGAAAAAGACTTACAAGCACTAATCGATGGACTAAATGAGGATCTTGCAAACGAGTACTCTGCAATCATTATGTACAACCATAATGCAGCTACGGTTTCTGGTTTGTACCGTCAAATTCTAAAACCTTTCTTCCAAAGTGAAATTGCTGATGAGCAAGGACATGCTCTATATTTAGCAGAAAAGATTAAAACACTTGGAGGTACACCAACTACTCAACCAAAACCGGTTAAACAAGTAGAGAGTGTTCGTGAAATGTTAGAAGAAGCTCGAAACGCTGAGGAAGATACAATCAGACGTTATGAAGAACGAAAAGAGCAAGCATCTAACTTAAAATTGACTGAGCTTGTCGTTCAGTTAGAAGATATGATTGCTGATGAGACGAAGCACAAAGAGGAAATGGACCGCCTATTAAGCGACAGTCGTTTCTAG
- a CDS encoding DUF3243 domain-containing protein, giving the protein MVDEERNVDTSKVEETASRMSESKKDEILSNFDEFKSYLHGKVQIGEKMGMSEETLAKTAEKVADYLANHEEPRNSEENLLKELWKVGEQEERHKLAHMLVKLVK; this is encoded by the coding sequence ATGGTTGATGAAGAGCGTAATGTTGACACAAGTAAGGTAGAAGAAACAGCAAGCCGTATGAGTGAGAGCAAAAAAGACGAGATCTTATCAAACTTTGATGAATTTAAGAGCTACTTGCACGGCAAAGTGCAAATTGGTGAAAAAATGGGCATGAGCGAAGAAACATTGGCAAAAACTGCAGAGAAAGTAGCAGATTACTTAGCTAACCATGAGGAGCCTCGTAACTCAGAAGAGAACCTCTTAAAAGAACTATGGAAAGTTGGAGAGCAAGAAGAGCGTCATAAGCTTGCTCATATGTTAGTTAAGCTTGTTAAATAG
- a CDS encoding phosphatase PAP2 family protein, with the protein MLRELAKKLPFPILPLIYIISGLGLSFLSLNVFFELSEDLMENEVFEFDQVIIQYVTDIRSDTLTEVMKVITFFGSKNILTLLLVGSLIWLIAKRKNYWGAIFYLIAVAGGGLLNLGLKHWFGRIRPEDSLIVEQGFSYPSGHAMGSLIYYGFLGYLVVRSRRGKPLKILLTIAFISTILLIGFSRVYLGVHYPSDIAAGFSAGTVWLLLCVGGRESIRAYQKRTLPFFKRKHPQ; encoded by the coding sequence ATGTTACGAGAACTGGCCAAAAAACTACCCTTTCCAATCCTTCCTCTAATATATATCATAAGCGGATTAGGTCTTTCGTTCTTATCGTTAAATGTCTTTTTTGAGCTTTCGGAAGACTTGATGGAAAACGAGGTATTTGAGTTTGATCAAGTGATCATTCAATATGTAACGGATATTAGAAGTGACACTCTAACCGAAGTAATGAAAGTAATTACTTTTTTTGGGTCGAAAAACATATTAACTCTCTTGTTAGTAGGAAGTCTTATCTGGTTAATCGCGAAACGGAAGAACTATTGGGGTGCGATTTTCTATTTGATTGCTGTTGCCGGAGGAGGTCTTTTAAACCTAGGGTTGAAACATTGGTTTGGAAGAATACGTCCAGAAGATAGCCTGATCGTCGAACAAGGTTTCAGTTATCCAAGTGGACATGCGATGGGCAGTCTCATCTATTATGGTTTTCTTGGCTACTTGGTCGTAAGAAGCAGAAGAGGAAAGCCACTTAAAATCCTTCTTACGATTGCATTTATATCCACGATTCTTCTTATTGGTTTTAGCCGTGTCTATTTAGGCGTTCATTATCCATCTGACATAGCAGCTGGATTTAGTGCTGGAACGGTTTGGCTACTGCTCTGTGTAGGTGGCCGTGAATCCATAAGAGCGTATCAAAAAAGGACGCTTCCTTTTTTTAAAAGGAAACATCCCCAGTAA
- a CDS encoding diacylglycerol/lipid kinase family protein gives MTRNPSTIKRASVILNPSAGQGRLLNQWNAVLEQLKIGFEDVQVYETTAPGEGASFVKELEGNTDLIIAAGGDGTVHEIAEAVLSIEENQPAFGILPGGTCNDFSRALGMNQNPIKAAQQLSEKKFSLIDVGEFNGHFFTNFWGVGLITHVSESIDPDTKEKFGRLSYYLSAAKSFQTWEPFHISVSSKEFQFDGQAAMFLAVNGPFTGGIRPFFPDTDIQDGKLDCLLIEEPSTSFIWDVLLNRLSDTSKEGQGYHYFQSSEISIKTAPQQLIDCDGERQHRTPAVIKCLQNQLLTLTGDVSF, from the coding sequence ATGACTAGAAATCCCTCAACCATAAAAAGAGCTTCTGTCATACTTAACCCTTCTGCCGGACAAGGTAGGTTGCTTAATCAATGGAATGCTGTGCTAGAGCAGCTTAAAATTGGTTTTGAAGACGTTCAAGTTTATGAGACGACTGCTCCTGGCGAAGGTGCTTCATTCGTTAAGGAGCTAGAAGGTAATACTGATTTAATCATAGCCGCGGGTGGTGACGGTACGGTACATGAAATTGCAGAAGCTGTATTGTCTATTGAAGAGAATCAACCGGCTTTCGGAATCTTGCCAGGAGGAACATGCAATGATTTTTCGAGAGCTTTAGGCATGAACCAAAATCCTATTAAAGCAGCACAACAGCTTAGTGAAAAAAAGTTTAGCCTCATTGATGTTGGAGAGTTTAACGGACATTTCTTTACAAACTTCTGGGGTGTTGGATTGATCACACATGTTTCAGAATCTATTGATCCAGATACAAAAGAAAAGTTTGGCCGACTTTCTTATTATTTATCTGCGGCTAAATCCTTTCAAACGTGGGAGCCATTCCACATCTCTGTTTCTTCTAAAGAGTTCCAATTTGATGGACAAGCTGCCATGTTTCTTGCTGTAAACGGCCCATTTACCGGTGGGATCCGTCCCTTCTTTCCCGATACAGATATACAAGACGGAAAGCTCGATTGCTTGCTGATTGAAGAACCTTCCACATCGTTTATTTGGGACGTCCTCCTGAATCGATTATCCGATACTTCAAAAGAAGGACAAGGGTACCATTATTTTCAAAGCTCAGAGATCAGCATAAAAACAGCTCCCCAACAGCTTATTGACTGTGATGGAGAGCGTCAGCATCGTACACCTGCCGTTATTAAATGTTTGCAAAATCAACTACTCACACTTACTGGGGATGTTTCCTTTTAA
- a CDS encoding antibiotic biosynthesis monooxygenase family protein — MNIYITYGTLDYLATIQEKYDGALLLEGDSNSALVIETDEENPFTEKHEYEVINQRGSLTGAGFVVMNHIPVSEEGRSLFEERFQNRAGLVENEPGFTGIRILRPLQQDPYIVMTLWNSHADFTNWQQSKAYEEAHKNRGTSKALPETLFTGKSFVKEYMVAK, encoded by the coding sequence ATGAACATATATATTACTTATGGGACTTTAGACTATTTAGCAACAATCCAGGAAAAATACGATGGAGCTCTCCTGCTAGAAGGCGACTCTAATTCTGCTCTCGTGATTGAAACAGATGAAGAGAATCCATTTACAGAAAAACATGAGTATGAAGTAATAAACCAAAGAGGCTCCTTAACAGGTGCCGGTTTTGTTGTTATGAACCACATTCCGGTATCAGAAGAAGGACGATCACTTTTTGAAGAACGCTTCCAAAATCGTGCTGGGCTTGTTGAAAACGAACCAGGCTTTACTGGCATACGAATTTTACGACCTCTTCAACAAGATCCTTATATCGTAATGACACTTTGGAATTCACATGCTGACTTTACGAACTGGCAACAATCCAAAGCTTATGAAGAAGCTCATAAGAATAGAGGCACATCAAAAGCACTTCCAGAAACACTTTTTACAGGAAAGTCATTCGTAAAAGAATACATGGTAGCGAAATGA